From a region of the Neodiprion fabricii isolate iyNeoFabr1 chromosome 7, iyNeoFabr1.1, whole genome shotgun sequence genome:
- the LOC124186497 gene encoding uncharacterized protein LOC124186497: MLMFKVMVCFLALFRTEDCVGGLPSADRDPSEHQRAASNQAVANEPGIEPTGRLDDYGNCSHKEAAAEVQQDRFELGDSPRHEFLRMVPATAQKHERNSSSPEIEPKKRFSSVYSQDVLEERVSREKTEFKNDLSAYLAGVIDSVVSGRGAKPEVEPEERDAKKVSRKRELKQMDTYAEAKDLDVLADRMDVDLEPENRQRKSVEVVVKTRHQQSTNMPPATRSRSVVYKKRSSRGEGNKGVRRNGGRVAERRDYSVDPVRFAVLNPVQINAAAAYGRRPQSVQLDLSQALGDLEPFQLQALRGFFDKVPPPSANFKPIAPKQVAYAPPRIVYETKILPMPFGSIDEERKTVEALNALLGQSPKQQLEGLNLILNKDQPVNHPQQELQDALDLGQAFVTPIPSADVNSGLAESGLGFPNGGLDFGEAGEAIFDLGTQQNPGTPGPEFTTPRSEPHQDRFKDIPVIQEHREQLTVFRKEHQQPEKQGGGILREGYQVREREESGEDTNSGVGYAAKYNFGYHVNDYKSGNDFGHEEARDGLVTNGRYCVLLPDGRVQNVKYRVDENGYHAKVSYELTRST; the protein is encoded by the exons ATGCTGATGTTCAAG GTAATGGTGTGTTTCCTGGCATTGTTCAGGACCGAAGACTGCGTCGGCGGTTTGCCCAGTGCAGACAGGGACCCTTCTGAGCATCAGAGGGCCGCCTCTAATCAGGCAGTCGCTAACGAACCGGGAATCGAGCCGACGGGGCGGCTGGACGATTACGGGAACTGCAGTCACAAAGAAGCCGCAGCAGAGGTTCAGCAGGATCGTTTCGAGCTGGGTGATTCACCGCGTCACGAGTTTCTGCGCATGGTTCCTGCGACGGCCCAAAAACACGAGCGCAACTCCAGCAGCCCCGAAATTGAACCGAAGAAACGGTTCTCCAGCGTCTACTCGCAGGACGTACTGGAAGAGAGAGTCTCCAGGGAAAAAACCGAGTTCAAAAACGATCTCTCCGCCTACCTTGCCGGTGTCATCGACTCCGTGGTCAGTGGCCGAGGTGCGAAACCGGAGGTGGAACCGGAAGAACGGGACGCGAAGAAGGTGTCCCGAAAACGGGAACTCAAACAGATGGATACGTACGCGGAGGCAAAGGACCTCGACGTACTCGCGGACCGGATGGACGTTGACCTGGAACCGGAAAACCGTCAGCGAAAGAGCGTCGAGGTTGTGGTCAAGACCAGACATCAGCAGTCGACGAACATGCCACCAGCGACGAGGTCGCGGAGCGTCGTTTACAAGAAACGGAGCTCGAGGGGAGAGGGAAATAAAGGGGTGAGAAGGAACGGGGGGCGAGTTGCGGAACGTAGGGATTATTCTGTGGATCCGGTGCGGTTCGCGGTGCTGAATCCGGTCCAGATAAACGCGGCTGCAGCTTATGGAAGACGACCGCAGTCGGTGCAACTCGACTTGTCGCAAGCTCTGGGCGATTTGGAACCGTTTCAGCTGCAGGCGCTGAGAGGATTCTTCGACAAGGTGCCGCCACCCTCGGCCAACTTCAAACCCATCGCTCCGAAACAGGTCGCCTATGCGCCACCAAGGATAGTCTACGAGACGAAGATCCTGCCGATGCCGTTTGGATCGATCGATGAAGAACGGAAGACCGTCGAGGCGCTCAACGCGCTGCTGGGACAGAGCCCGAAGCAGCAGCTCGAGGGCCTGAACCTTATCCTGAACAAGGATCAGCCTGTGAACCACCCGCAGCAGGAACTTCAGGACGCCTTGGACCTCGGACAGGCCTTTGTAACACCGATTCCGTCCGCTGATGTGAATTCCGGACTCGCTGAGAGTGGCTTAGGGTTCCCGAATGGTGGTCTGGACTTCGGCGAAGCCGGAGAGGCGATCTTTGACCTTGGGACTCAGCAGAACCCCGGAACTCCTGGACCCGAATTCACGACACCAAGATCAGAGCCTCATCAGGATCGCTTTAAGGATATTCCCGTCATTCAGGAACATCGGGAACAGCTGACGGTCTTTCGGAAGGAACACCAACAACCGGAGAAGCAGGGAGGTGGGATCCTCAGGGAGGGGTATCAGGTTCGGGAGCGGGAAGAGAGTGGAGAGGATACCAATAGCGGG GTCGGCTACGCGGCCAAGTACAACTTCGGATACCACGTGAACGACTACAAAAGTGGTAACGACTTCGGTCACGAAGAAGCTCGCGATGGCCTCGTTACTAATGGACGTTATTGCGTCCTTCTACCCGACGGAAGGGTGCAGAACGTCAAATATCGCGTGGATGAGAACGGTTATCACGCCAAGGTGTCCTACGAGCTGACTCGTTCAACATAA